In Bacillus sp. DX3.1, the following proteins share a genomic window:
- a CDS encoding SCO family protein, with protein sequence MKRYQKLMGFLVIFCFFVLAGCTSGPKLRDALNWDLESFQYINQEGEKFGTKDLKGKVWVANFMFTNCKTVCPPMTANMAKLQKMAKEQKLDVQFVSFSVDPEVDKPENLKAFIQKFTEDTKNWNLLTGYSLEDVKKFAKNNFQTLVDKPDNTDQVMHGTSFYLIDQDGKVMKKYSGISNTPYDDILRDIKRLER encoded by the coding sequence ATGAAGCGTTATCAAAAGTTAATGGGTTTCTTAGTTATTTTTTGTTTTTTTGTATTGGCGGGATGTACTTCAGGTCCAAAATTACGAGATGCATTAAATTGGGATTTAGAAAGTTTTCAATACATAAATCAAGAAGGTGAAAAATTTGGAACAAAAGATTTGAAAGGTAAAGTATGGGTCGCTAATTTTATGTTTACAAATTGCAAAACAGTATGTCCACCGATGACGGCAAATATGGCGAAATTGCAAAAAATGGCGAAAGAACAAAAATTAGATGTTCAATTTGTTTCATTTAGCGTTGATCCAGAAGTGGATAAACCAGAGAATTTAAAAGCATTTATACAAAAATTCACAGAAGATACGAAAAACTGGAACTTGTTAACTGGTTATTCACTAGAAGACGTTAAAAAGTTTGCAAAGAACAACTTCCAAACACTTGTTGATAAGCCAGATAATACGGATCAAGTTATGCATGGCACGTCATTTTATTTAATAGATCAAGATGGAAAAGTAATGAAGAAGTATAGCGGAATTAGTAATACACCATATGATGATATTCTGCGTGATATAAAACGATTAGAGCGATAA
- a CDS encoding Hsp20/alpha crystallin family protein yields the protein MSDEKKESSSRPPIRSYLKQIDDFFEQTPLRDVIADMNHFFQKGNRLVTFPVDLYEVDEDLVIKAELPGIQKEQIQIEIQSEHLKILVKEDILEEAKEEESHNYYRRERSMSEASRMIKLPYLINKKVAKASYENGILEIRAPKLPQQHDILSID from the coding sequence ATGAGTGATGAAAAGAAAGAATCCTCATCGCGTCCACCCATTCGCAGTTACTTGAAACAAATTGATGATTTTTTTGAGCAAACACCACTTCGGGATGTAATTGCTGATATGAATCACTTTTTCCAAAAAGGGAATCGTTTAGTAACATTCCCCGTAGATTTATATGAAGTGGATGAAGACCTTGTCATAAAAGCTGAACTCCCAGGCATTCAAAAAGAACAAATTCAAATTGAAATACAAAGCGAGCATTTAAAAATCTTGGTAAAAGAAGACATATTAGAAGAAGCAAAAGAGGAAGAGTCCCATAATTACTATCGTCGTGAGCGTTCCATGTCAGAAGCTTCTCGTATGATCAAATTACCGTATTTAATTAATAAAAAAGTTGCAAAAGCTTCCTATGAAAATGGCATTTTAGAAATTCGCGCACCAAAACTTCCACAGCAACATGATATTTTATCCATAGATTAA